The proteins below are encoded in one region of Alistipes communis:
- the ychF gene encoding redox-regulated ATPase YchF: protein MALQCGIVGLPNVGKSTLFNCLSNAKAQAANFPFCTIEPNVGVITVPDERLVRLAEIDRPKRVVPTTIEIVDIAGLVKGASKGEGLGNKFLGNIRNTNAIIHVLRCFDNGNITHVDGSVDPVRDKGIIDTELQLKDLETVESRLAKTQKQATSGGDKNAKRTVELLLQYKAVLEQGRSARTVELDKEGRKLVADLNLLTDKPVLYVCNVDERSAATGNAYTEAVRAAIADERAEMLVIAAATEADIAELEEYDERQMFLEEIGLQESGVARLIKSAYKLLDLQTFFTTGADETRAWTFRKGMKAPQTAGIIHTDFERGFIRAEVIKYDDYVTLGSEKACRDVGKIGIEGKEYVVQDGDIMHFLFNV, encoded by the coding sequence ATGGCTTTACAATGCGGAATCGTCGGTCTGCCCAACGTCGGCAAATCGACCTTGTTCAACTGCCTGTCGAACGCCAAGGCGCAGGCGGCAAATTTCCCCTTCTGTACGATCGAGCCCAACGTGGGCGTCATCACCGTACCCGACGAACGGCTCGTCCGGCTGGCGGAAATCGACCGCCCGAAGCGCGTCGTGCCGACCACGATCGAGATCGTCGACATCGCGGGCCTGGTCAAAGGGGCCTCGAAGGGCGAGGGGCTGGGCAACAAGTTCCTGGGCAACATCCGCAACACCAACGCCATCATCCACGTGCTGCGCTGCTTCGACAACGGCAACATCACCCATGTGGACGGCTCGGTAGACCCCGTGCGCGACAAAGGAATCATCGACACCGAGTTACAGCTCAAAGACCTCGAAACCGTCGAGAGCCGGCTGGCGAAGACCCAGAAGCAGGCCACGTCGGGCGGCGACAAGAATGCCAAGCGCACCGTCGAACTGCTGCTCCAATACAAGGCCGTACTCGAACAGGGCCGCAGTGCCCGCACCGTCGAATTGGACAAGGAGGGCCGCAAGCTGGTGGCCGATCTCAACCTGCTGACCGACAAACCGGTGCTCTACGTCTGCAACGTCGACGAACGGAGCGCCGCGACGGGCAACGCCTACACCGAGGCGGTGCGCGCCGCCATCGCCGACGAACGGGCAGAAATGCTGGTGATCGCCGCAGCGACCGAAGCCGACATCGCCGAACTGGAAGAGTACGACGAGCGGCAGATGTTCCTCGAAGAGATCGGCTTGCAGGAGTCGGGTGTGGCGCGGCTCATCAAATCGGCCTACAAATTGCTCGACCTTCAAACGTTCTTCACCACCGGTGCCGACGAGACGCGCGCATGGACGTTCCGCAAGGGGATGAAGGCGCCGCAGACGGCCGGCATCATCCACACCGACTTCGAACGCGGCTTCATCCGCGCCGAAGTCATCAAGTACGACGACTACGTGACGCTGGGCTCCGAAAAGGCGTGCCGCGACGTGGGCAAGATCGGCATCGAGGGCAAGGAGTACGTCGTGCAGGACGGCGACATCATGCACTTCCTCTTCAACGTCTGA